CCGGAGCTTAATCTTGTAACAATCAGGCATACCACGGAGCTTGTTTGCTTCAATCCGGGGTGACTCAAGTACTTCAACCAGCTTCTTTTTCAACTGTTCACGTACCGTCGAGCCCAGCTTTCGCCATTCCTTTAGTGCCCGCTCGTCAAAATCCAGAAAATACGCCATCAGAGTTCATCCAGCGTCACACGTACTGGCTTAGGATTACGAAGTCGTTCTTTCACTATCTCCACAAGTTCAGCATCTTCATCACTCAGGAGTGTCTGTTTGAACGGCAAGCGTTCATTGTCAGCGATATACTCGAGCATGAGACGAAGCGCTTCAGAAGGAGTTACGCCCATTTTTTCAAGCGCGGCGTAAGAACGCGCTTTAAGTTCATCGTCAATACGTAGGTTAATGCTACCCATGTCTTACACCCCTTGTAATTACAAATGTCATTACAAGTATCGCACTACAACATGCTTAGGGCAAGTCACGAAGTAAGTCAGAAAGTAGTCGTAAGAACGGTGATCACTGTCCGCTTTGTGCCAGAAGCGGACTTTTTAAAAATATTGCGTGCCCAACAATTGGGCGCAGGTCACATCAAGTACCCTCAGAATTATAGAGAATACCTGAAATTTTTGTAGAGCGAGGTTTGTTACCCTGCCCGACCAGCGACATGTGGTTAGTTTAGTGATCAGAAATGTCGAGCGTTTGGTCGTTCATTGACGCGGGATCTTCCAACGGTTCCACATGAGTGGTGATATGGATAAAAGGCAGTGCGGTGCGGATATCATTCTCTATACGCTCGGCCCA
This Klebsiella sp. WP3-W18-ESBL-02 DNA region includes the following protein-coding sequences:
- the relE gene encoding type II toxin-antitoxin system mRNA interferase RelE, which produces MAYFLDFDERALKEWRKLGSTVREQLKKKLVEVLESPRIEANKLRGMPDCYKIKLRSSGYRLVYQVIDEKVVVFVISVGKRERSEVYSEAVKRIL
- the relB gene encoding type II toxin-antitoxin system antitoxin RelB, giving the protein MGSINLRIDDELKARSYAALEKMGVTPSEALRLMLEYIADNERLPFKQTLLSDEDAELVEIVKERLRNPKPVRVTLDEL